A window of Syntrophobacterales bacterium genomic DNA:
GGTGACAAAGGATTTCCCGTGTTTGAGACGTCCAGGGGTAACATTGCAGTTCAAATCTCGTGGGACAATCTCTATCCAGAGGGGGCCAGAATACTTGCGCTTAAGGGTGCGGATATCGTGTTTTCACCCACGGCATGCGCATTTAAATCCCAACGCATCTGGGAGACAGTTATTTCAGGAAATGCCATAACGAATGGCCTTTATATCATGAGAGTCAACAGAGTGGGCAGCGAAGATGTTCAGGATTTCTATGGGATGAGTTTTTGCGTGAACCCAGAAGGAGAGCTCGTGGGTGGACCGACTGGCAGAGGCGACAGTATTATTCTCGCGGATGCGGACTTGGATTACCTCAGGGAAATGAGAAGAGAGTGGCCTATATTGAAAGAAAGGAAGCCCAACCTCTACGCTGAGGTGCTGATGGGGTCTAATGAGCGCTGACCCTTCGCTGTGCATTGTATGTGCCTGGCGGAAAGACTGCCAGAAGAAATTCCTGAAAAGACAGGATGTAGAATTCAGATGTCCCGATTTCACGAAAGATATGTCGATAAAGATTATGGAGAAGTCTGATGCTGAGACAAAAAATAGCAGTCATCATTGAGGGATCAATTGCACGTTGCATGGAAGAAGGCACAGTCCCTCATGGCCTTGCTATAAACCCCGTAATAGATATACCTAGGGAGGAACAATTCGGAGATTACTCGTCGAACATCGCTTTCTTTCTGGCACCGAAAGTCAGGAAGAGTCCTCTGGAAATAGCCAGGATGCTGATAGGGGGTATGGTCTTTGATGATGTATGCGACAAAGTTGAGGTGGCAGGGAAAGGATTCATCAACTTCTATGTAAGAGATGACGCATGGAGACGGGCCCTGAGAAACACATATGAAGCAGGTATTGCTTCTCTTTATCCGAATGTCGGTGGTGGTAAAAAAGTCCTGATAGAATTTGTAAGCTCAAATCCCACAGGTCCTTTGCATATCGGACACGGTCGTGGGGCGGCGGTAGGCGATGTTCTCTCCAATATGCTAAAAAGGACGGGTTATGAGGTAGTCAAAGAATACTATGTAAATGACGCAGGCAAGCAGATACGGACGCTGGGAGAGTCGACCTACCTCAGATGGAAAGAATTAAAAGGAGAGTCCGTGGAATTTGCGGAAAATCTCTATCAAGGCGAGTATGTGAAAGATATTGCCGCCCTCATCGTCAAAAAGGGTTTAGATGTACCCGAAGACAGAGATGAGGCGGTCAGGTTCATGGCTTCTTTCGCGAGCGAAGAAGTGCTGATGGTTATAGAATCGGATCTTGAAGCGTTCGGAGTAAAATTTGACAATTATTTCAGAGAAACATCTCTTTATCGGCGCGGGATGGTGGAGTCAACGCTGGATCTGCTCAAAAAGAAAGACTATGCATATGAAAAGGATGATGCCCTGTGGTTCAGAACAAGTTCCTTTGAGAAAGATGAGGATAGGGTTCTCATTAAATCTGATGGAGAAAAGACCTACTTTGCCTCCGATATAGCGTACCACCAAGACAAACTTCAACGGCAATTCGATATGCTCGTTGATATCTGGGGATCCGATCATCATGGGTACATCCCGAGGATGAGGGCTTCCCTT
This region includes:
- the argS gene encoding arginine--tRNA ligase; its protein translation is MLRQKIAVIIEGSIARCMEEGTVPHGLAINPVIDIPREEQFGDYSSNIAFFLAPKVRKSPLEIARMLIGGMVFDDVCDKVEVAGKGFINFYVRDDAWRRALRNTYEAGIASLYPNVGGGKKVLIEFVSSNPTGPLHIGHGRGAAVGDVLSNMLKRTGYEVVKEYYVNDAGKQIRTLGESTYLRWKELKGESVEFAENLYQGEYVKDIAALIVKKGLDVPEDRDEAVRFMASFASEEVLMVIESDLEAFGVKFDNYFRETSLYRRGMVESTLDLLKKKDYAYEKDDALWFRTSSFEKDEDRVLIKSDGEKTYFASDIAYHQDKLQRQFDMLVDIWGSDHHGYIPRMRASLQALGLNKEALKFLLIQFVTLLKNGKPVGMSTRSGEFTTLREVLDEVGKDAARFFFLMRKCDAHLEFDLDLAKKTSNENPVYYVQYAHARIESIFRVAAEGGIALELVKDADVSLLQMKEEISLIKMILQYYSVLEGGATSFEPHRVTFYLLNLVAKFHSYYNKARVLGVDPDLTLARLLLLKMLKKTIKDGLDILGVSSPERM